Proteins from a single region of Thermithiobacillus tepidarius DSM 3134:
- a CDS encoding lysophospholipid acyltransferase family protein, which yields MITLRTLLFYVGFWLWTLLWGIITLLTAPLPRSVSYRSCAFWGRVAIAWLRLSCGIRYRVEGREHIPATPVVIVANHQSAWETLAFLNVFPRFAYVLKQELFRLPIFGWALKLSWPIGIDRKAGRDAVRQVLREGEKRIQAGVSVLVFPEGTRQPPHELGRFASTGAGLAVKTGVPVLPVAHNAGHCWPRNDWRKYPGTIEVRIGAPLSSKGKTAVVLNDEVHDWIADQLPDMA from the coding sequence ATGATTACCCTGCGCACCCTGCTGTTCTATGTCGGTTTCTGGTTGTGGACCCTGCTCTGGGGCATCATCACCCTGCTGACCGCGCCGTTGCCCAGATCGGTCAGCTACCGCTCCTGCGCTTTCTGGGGGCGGGTCGCGATCGCCTGGCTCCGGCTGAGCTGCGGCATCCGCTACCGGGTCGAGGGCCGGGAACACATCCCCGCCACGCCGGTGGTGATCGTTGCCAATCACCAATCCGCCTGGGAGACCCTGGCCTTTTTGAATGTCTTCCCGCGCTTTGCCTACGTGCTGAAACAGGAGCTCTTCCGTCTGCCGATCTTCGGCTGGGCGCTCAAGCTGTCCTGGCCCATCGGCATCGATCGCAAGGCCGGGCGCGATGCGGTGCGGCAGGTGCTGCGCGAGGGGGAAAAGCGCATCCAGGCTGGGGTGTCGGTGCTCGTCTTCCCGGAAGGCACCCGCCAGCCGCCCCATGAGCTGGGGCGCTTCGCCTCCACCGGCGCCGGCCTGGCGGTGAAGACCGGCGTGCCGGTGCTGCCCGTGGCCCATAATGCCGGCCACTGCTGGCCGCGCAACGATTGGCGCAAATATCCGGGCACCATCGAAGTCCGCATCGGCGCGCCCCTTTCCAGCAAGGGCAAGACCGCTGTGGTGCTCAACGACGAAGTGCACGACTGGATCGCCGACCAGCTGCCGGACATGGCCTGA
- the gmhB gene encoding D-glycero-beta-D-manno-heptose 1,7-bisphosphate 7-phosphatase, producing MVKLVILDRDGVINEDSDAFIKSPAEWEPIPGALEAIARLNRAGYKVVVASNQSGVGRGLFDVQTLAAIHQRLRSELLSMGGHIDAIFYCPHHPEEGCRCRKPAPGLFEEIRERFNTALEGVPAVGDSLRDLEAARAAGAMPILVRTGKGEATLAKGQVPADVPVYENLEAVVKALLANPA from the coding sequence ATGGTCAAGCTCGTCATCCTGGACCGCGACGGCGTCATCAACGAGGACAGCGACGCCTTCATCAAGTCGCCGGCGGAATGGGAACCCATTCCCGGCGCCCTGGAAGCCATCGCCCGCCTGAACCGGGCCGGCTACAAGGTGGTGGTCGCCAGCAACCAGTCGGGCGTCGGCCGCGGCCTCTTCGACGTGCAGACCCTGGCCGCCATCCACCAGCGCCTGCGCAGCGAGCTGCTCAGCATGGGCGGGCACATCGATGCCATCTTCTACTGCCCGCATCACCCGGAGGAGGGCTGCCGCTGCCGCAAGCCGGCGCCGGGCCTCTTCGAGGAGATCCGCGAGCGCTTCAACACCGCCCTGGAAGGGGTGCCGGCCGTGGGCGACAGCCTGCGCGACCTGGAGGCCGCGCGCGCGGCCGGCGCCATGCCCATCCTGGTGCGCACCGGCAAGGGCGAAGCCACCCTGGCCAAGGGCCAGGTGCCGGCCGACGTGCCCGTCTATGAAAACTTGGAAGCCGTGGTCAAAGCCCTGCTGGCCAATCCCGCATGA
- the glyS gene encoding glycine--tRNA ligase subunit beta, whose translation MSVRDLILEIGCEEIPAKDQQPLARALGESLLAALGEAQIAAGECRTFAAPRRLAVLLRHVAGEQAARELIKRGPAVDRAFDAAGNPTPALQGFARANGVEVTQLERMALDKGEFLVYRQVEAGRPTAQVLPELIAQVVSRLPLRKRMRWGSSQASFVRPVQWLLARFGEEVLPLHCFELTAGGVSYGHRVTHPQAVAVTEPADYAACLLEAKVMADFDARRARIGEEVRRLAAELGGVALMPETLLDEVTGLVEWPVVLAGAFEEAYLAIPPEVLTTVMIQHQRYFPVLREAGGKALLNRFIFVANLESRDPAAVIHGNSRVLRARLADADFFWNEDRKRPLAARRPELEQVLFQQGLGSLLDKSERLVRLAPMLAGAVRADAEAVRRAAELCKCDLLTGMVGEFPELQGIMGGYYARHDGESAAVSAAIGGHYAPAGRADAIPLDAGAQALSLADKLDTLAGFFGLGQIPSGDRDPFALRRAALGILRILLEGEIVLDLPAAIEAAAAAYGNLLAGRNPGFEAQLFDFFLERLRVFFREEGFAPDLVEAVLSLRPGDPLDARSRLEALSRFRSRPEAEALAAANKRIGNILRKEGITETGAVRVELLREDAENALWTAWQALQAPTEALLAVGDYGPALDLLAGLRGPVDRFFDEVMVMAEDPALRANRLALIGTLRGAFLRIADFSLLQG comes from the coding sequence ATGAGCGTGCGCGATCTCATCCTGGAAATCGGCTGCGAGGAAATCCCGGCCAAGGACCAGCAGCCGCTGGCCCGGGCCCTGGGCGAAAGCCTGCTGGCCGCCCTCGGCGAGGCGCAGATCGCCGCCGGCGAGTGCCGGACCTTCGCCGCCCCGCGGCGCCTGGCCGTGCTCCTGCGCCACGTGGCCGGCGAGCAGGCGGCACGCGAGCTGATCAAGCGCGGCCCGGCCGTGGATCGCGCCTTCGATGCCGCCGGCAACCCCACGCCGGCATTGCAGGGCTTTGCCCGCGCCAACGGCGTGGAGGTGACGCAGCTGGAGCGCATGGCCCTCGACAAGGGCGAGTTCCTGGTCTACCGGCAGGTGGAAGCGGGCCGCCCCACCGCGCAGGTGCTGCCGGAGCTCATTGCCCAGGTCGTCAGCCGCCTGCCGTTGCGCAAGCGCATGCGCTGGGGCAGTTCGCAGGCCAGCTTCGTGCGTCCGGTGCAGTGGCTGCTCGCCCGCTTTGGCGAGGAGGTGCTGCCGTTGCACTGCTTCGAGCTGACAGCCGGCGGCGTCAGCTACGGCCACCGGGTGACGCACCCGCAGGCGGTCGCCGTGACCGAACCCGCCGATTATGCCGCCTGCCTGCTGGAAGCCAAGGTCATGGCCGACTTCGACGCCCGGCGCGCGCGCATCGGCGAGGAGGTGCGCCGCCTGGCCGCCGAGCTGGGCGGGGTGGCCCTCATGCCCGAGACCCTGCTGGACGAGGTCACCGGCCTGGTGGAATGGCCGGTGGTGCTGGCGGGCGCCTTCGAGGAAGCCTATCTGGCCATCCCGCCGGAGGTGCTGACCACGGTGATGATTCAGCACCAGCGCTACTTCCCCGTGCTGCGCGAGGCCGGCGGCAAGGCGCTGCTGAACCGCTTCATCTTCGTCGCCAACCTGGAAAGCCGCGACCCGGCCGCGGTGATCCACGGCAACAGCCGCGTGCTGCGCGCCCGGCTGGCCGACGCCGACTTCTTCTGGAACGAGGACCGCAAGCGCCCGCTGGCGGCGCGCCGGCCCGAGCTGGAGCAGGTGCTGTTCCAGCAGGGCCTGGGCAGCCTGCTGGACAAGAGCGAGCGCCTGGTGCGCCTGGCGCCCATGCTGGCGGGCGCGGTGCGGGCGGACGCGGAGGCCGTGCGGCGGGCCGCCGAGCTGTGCAAGTGCGACCTGCTCACGGGCATGGTCGGCGAGTTTCCGGAGTTGCAGGGCATCATGGGCGGCTACTACGCGCGCCATGACGGCGAAAGCGCCGCGGTGAGCGCCGCCATCGGCGGGCACTATGCGCCGGCGGGGCGCGCCGACGCCATCCCGCTGGATGCCGGCGCCCAGGCCCTGTCCCTGGCGGACAAGCTGGACACCCTGGCCGGCTTTTTCGGACTCGGCCAGATCCCGAGCGGCGACCGGGACCCCTTCGCCCTGCGCCGCGCCGCCCTCGGCATCCTGCGCATCCTGCTGGAGGGCGAAATCGTCCTGGACCTGCCGGCGGCCATCGAGGCGGCCGCGGCGGCCTACGGCAACCTCCTCGCCGGCCGCAACCCCGGCTTCGAGGCGCAGCTTTTCGATTTCTTCCTGGAGCGTCTGCGCGTCTTCTTCCGCGAGGAAGGCTTCGCGCCCGACCTCGTGGAAGCGGTGCTCAGCCTGCGCCCCGGCGATCCCCTGGATGCCCGCAGCCGCCTGGAGGCCCTGAGCCGCTTCCGCAGCCGGCCCGAAGCCGAGGCCCTGGCCGCGGCCAACAAGCGCATCGGCAACATCCTGCGCAAGGAAGGCATCACCGAAACCGGCGCGGTGCGGGTCGAGCTGCTGCGCGAGGACGCCGAAAACGCCCTGTGGACGGCCTGGCAGGCGCTGCAGGCCCCGACCGAGGCGCTGCTCGCCGTCGGCGACTACGGCCCGGCCCTGGACCTGTTGGCCGGCCTGCGCGGGCCGGTGGACCGCTTCTTCGACGAGGTGATGGTCATGGCCGAGGACCCGGCCCTGCGCGCCAATCGCCTGGCCCTGATCGGCACCCTGCGCGGCGCTTTCCTGCGCATCGCCGATTTCTCCCTGCTGCAGGGCTAG
- the glyQ gene encoding glycine--tRNA ligase subunit alpha translates to MTFQELILSLQDYWSAQGCVLLQPLDMPVGAGTFHPATFLRAVGPEPWRTAYVQPSRRPADGRYGENPNRLQHYYQFQVILKPNPTDIQELYLGSLRRIGIDPTVHDIRFVEDDWESPTLGAWGLGWEVWLNGMEVTQFTYFQQVGGLDCHPVTGEITYGLERLAMYLQGVESVYDLVWTPGVSYGDVYHQNEVEQSRYNFELADTAELFDRFSAAETECEKLLAADLPLPAYERVLECSHFFNLLDARHAIGVNERARFIGRVRNLARSVAQAYYARREALGFPLLEGKA, encoded by the coding sequence GTGACCTTTCAAGAACTCATCCTCAGCCTGCAGGACTACTGGTCCGCCCAAGGCTGCGTGCTGCTCCAGCCCCTGGACATGCCGGTGGGCGCGGGCACCTTCCATCCGGCCACCTTTCTGCGCGCCGTCGGCCCGGAACCCTGGCGCACCGCCTATGTGCAGCCCTCGCGCCGGCCCGCCGACGGCCGCTACGGCGAGAACCCGAACCGGCTGCAGCATTACTACCAGTTCCAGGTCATCCTGAAGCCCAATCCCACCGATATCCAGGAGCTCTATCTCGGCTCCCTGCGCCGCATCGGCATCGATCCCACGGTGCATGACATCCGTTTCGTGGAGGACGACTGGGAGTCCCCCACCCTGGGCGCCTGGGGCCTGGGCTGGGAGGTCTGGCTGAACGGCATGGAAGTGACCCAGTTCACCTACTTCCAGCAGGTGGGCGGCCTCGACTGCCACCCCGTCACCGGCGAGATCACCTACGGCCTGGAGCGGCTGGCCATGTACCTGCAGGGCGTGGAGAGCGTCTACGACCTGGTGTGGACGCCCGGCGTCAGCTACGGCGACGTCTATCACCAGAACGAGGTGGAACAGTCCCGCTACAATTTCGAGCTGGCCGACACCGCCGAGCTCTTCGACCGCTTCTCCGCCGCCGAGACCGAGTGCGAAAAACTGCTGGCGGCGGACCTGCCCCTGCCCGCCTACGAGCGCGTGCTGGAGTGCTCCCATTTCTTCAACCTGCTGGATGCCCGCCACGCCATCGGCGTGAACGAGCGCGCCCGCTTCATCGGCCGGGTGCGCAACCTGGCCCGCAGCGTGGCGCAGGCCTACTATGCCCGGCGCGAAGCCCTGGGCTTCCCGTTGCTGGAGGGCAAGGCATGA
- the rimO gene encoding 30S ribosomal protein S12 methylthiotransferase RimO, translated as MKTRKTPLQSVPKVGFVSLGCPKALVDSERILTQLRAEGYAVAPSYEDADLVVVNTCGFIDAAVEESLDAIGEALAENGRVIVTGCLGAREEQVRAAHPQVLAVTGPHQTEAVMAAVHEALPPRHDPFTSLVPPQGIKLTPAHYAYLKIAEGCNHRCTFCIIPGMRGDLVSRPAGEVLREAENLVAAGVKELLVISQDTSAYGVDLKYRTDFWGGRPVKTRLTELAQALGSLGAWVRLHYIYPYPHVAELMPLMAEGRILPYLDVPLQHASPAVLKAMRRPGGAESHLQTIAQWRAACPDLVIRSTFITGFPGETEADFELLLDFLRGARLDRVGCFTYSEVEGAAANALPNTVPAELREERKARLMALQAEISAAKLAEQVGRTIQVLVDEVDPSQDLAIGRSFRDAPEIDGMVFIEGAGQAVVGEFVTARVVASEEHDLVAELV; from the coding sequence GTGAAAACCCGCAAAACCCCGTTGCAATCCGTGCCCAAGGTCGGTTTCGTCTCCCTGGGCTGTCCCAAGGCGCTGGTGGACTCCGAGCGCATCCTGACCCAGCTGCGCGCCGAGGGCTACGCCGTGGCGCCGAGCTACGAGGATGCCGACCTGGTGGTGGTCAATACCTGCGGCTTCATCGACGCAGCGGTGGAGGAATCCCTCGACGCCATCGGCGAAGCGCTGGCCGAGAACGGCCGCGTGATCGTCACCGGCTGTCTGGGCGCCCGCGAGGAACAGGTGCGCGCGGCCCATCCGCAGGTGCTGGCGGTGACCGGGCCGCATCAGACCGAGGCGGTGATGGCGGCGGTGCACGAGGCGCTGCCGCCCCGGCACGACCCCTTCACCAGCCTGGTTCCGCCGCAGGGCATCAAGCTCACCCCGGCCCACTATGCCTATCTCAAGATCGCCGAGGGCTGCAATCACCGCTGCACCTTCTGCATCATCCCCGGCATGCGCGGCGATCTCGTCAGCCGCCCGGCGGGCGAGGTGCTGCGCGAGGCGGAAAACCTGGTGGCGGCGGGGGTCAAGGAGCTTTTGGTGATCTCCCAGGACACCAGCGCCTACGGCGTGGACCTCAAATACCGCACCGACTTCTGGGGTGGGCGGCCGGTGAAGACGCGCCTGACCGAACTGGCCCAGGCCCTGGGCTCGCTCGGGGCCTGGGTGCGGCTGCACTACATCTATCCCTATCCCCACGTGGCCGAGCTCATGCCGCTCATGGCCGAGGGCCGGATCCTGCCTTATCTGGACGTGCCCCTGCAGCACGCCAGTCCCGCGGTGCTCAAGGCCATGCGCCGTCCCGGCGGCGCCGAGAGCCATCTGCAGACCATCGCCCAATGGCGCGCCGCCTGTCCGGATCTGGTCATCCGCAGCACCTTCATCACCGGTTTTCCCGGCGAGACCGAAGCCGATTTCGAGCTGCTGCTGGACTTCCTGCGCGGAGCGCGCCTGGACCGCGTCGGTTGCTTCACCTACTCGGAGGTGGAGGGCGCCGCCGCCAACGCACTGCCCAATACCGTGCCGGCGGAGCTGCGCGAGGAACGCAAGGCGCGGCTCATGGCCCTGCAGGCGGAGATCAGCGCCGCCAAGCTGGCCGAGCAGGTGGGCAGGACGATACAGGTCCTGGTGGACGAGGTCGATCCCAGCCAGGACCTGGCCATCGGCCGCAGCTTCCGCGACGCGCCGGAGATCGACGGCATGGTCTTCATCGAGGGCGCCGGTCAGGCGGTGGTGGGCGAGTTCGTCACGGCGCGGGTGGTGGCCAGCGAGGAGCATGACCTGGTGGCGGAGCTGGTGTGA
- a CDS encoding roadblock/LC7 domain-containing protein: MREQMLKSVLGDLNGASADVEASAVISTDGLTIASMLSAGMDEDRVGAMSAAMLSLGDRTAAELSRGELEQVMVKGENGYILLIHAGKDAVLTVIARKEAKLGLVFLDAKRAANSIAELL, encoded by the coding sequence ATGCGTGAACAGATGCTCAAATCCGTCCTCGGTGACCTGAACGGCGCTTCCGCTGATGTCGAGGCCTCGGCGGTCATTTCAACGGACGGACTCACCATCGCCTCGATGCTCTCGGCCGGGATGGACGAGGATCGGGTCGGCGCCATGTCCGCCGCCATGCTGTCCCTGGGCGACCGGACGGCGGCCGAACTGAGCCGGGGGGAACTGGAACAGGTGATGGTCAAGGGCGAGAACGGCTACATCCTGCTCATCCATGCAGGCAAGGACGCCGTCCTGACGGTGATCGCCCGCAAGGAAGCCAAGCTGGGCTTGGTGTTCCTGGATGCCAAGCGCGCCGCCAACAGCATCGCCGAGCTGCTCTGA
- a CDS encoding GTP-binding protein, with translation MRQDNKIIFTGPVGAGKTTAIAAISDTAPVKTDAAASDMTLNRKGYTTVAMDYGVLRLDEQTKVHLYGTPGQERFDFMWDILTKGGLGLVLMLDNTRKNPHKDLHFFLNAFKDFIEHVPVVIGVTKTDLSASPSITEYAEALSQKGMRPPIFEVDGRSREDVKNLVMALLFSIDPGLEG, from the coding sequence TTGAGACAGGACAACAAAATCATCTTTACCGGCCCGGTGGGCGCCGGAAAGACGACCGCCATCGCGGCCATCAGCGACACGGCTCCGGTCAAGACCGACGCGGCGGCCTCGGACATGACCCTGAACCGCAAGGGCTACACCACCGTCGCCATGGATTACGGCGTGCTCCGCCTGGATGAACAGACCAAAGTGCACCTGTACGGCACGCCGGGGCAGGAGCGCTTCGACTTCATGTGGGACATCCTGACCAAGGGCGGGCTGGGCCTGGTGCTGATGCTGGACAATACCCGCAAGAACCCGCACAAGGATCTGCATTTCTTCCTGAATGCCTTCAAGGACTTCATCGAGCACGTGCCGGTGGTCATCGGGGTGACCAAAACGGACCTGAGCGCTTCCCCCAGCATTACCGAATACGCCGAAGCGCTGAGCCAGAAGGGCATGCGCCCACCCATCTTCGAAGTCGACGGCCGCAGCCGCGAGGACGTCAAGAACCTGGTGATGGCATTGCTCTTTTCCATTGACCCCGGTCTAGAAGGCTAA